From one Bacteroidales bacterium genomic stretch:
- a CDS encoding serine hydrolase — translation MKRFFIFLLLNSISFCIRSQLDTIKFIDSLLRCMTVEEKIGQLIAFPVYSNRDEKYVMKIIDTIQTVQPGFLIYFQGTIKSHADIHNKIISLFKIPPFSSMDAEYGVGMRLKDAITLPRAMTLAATQDTMLTYQVAKAIGEQCKKLKIQINYAPVVDVNNNPLNPVIGNRSFGSDPNAVVLFARAYIDGLSSIGCYYVLKHFPGHGNTHEDSHKTLPEIKDNSQILTEIHLMPFQKLIQEGRDWGIMIGHLYVPAIDKKKHPSTLSSKIIQNLLIEKMGYRNLIFTDALTMKGILKNNKAGQIEVGCLLAGNDILLMPRNVYIALDSIKFAIQNNKLPEKLIDKKVRKILYYKLKSGLFSTNLRIDTTGLNNKINQTRFDTLKRLVYSKSITLLKNDSFVPINPTLRWAVISFYPDTFSIFHRELKKFLVFSNFSIIDTTSKKEKILETLKQKLKNIDALIIYLPRKLKENAIEQFYTTWLPLIYDLATLKPSILILTRNPYHVNYFDKINVFKAIVVSYERDSLVDWTIARNLSGIYPFEGKLPVFLNQQFKDGYGIRTNFFSNMLEDYFVKQDLNSNYLDSIDILVQKSIKDGVIPGCQVLIGWKNQIIYHKAFGKHTYEGNTTVSLEDLYDLASLTKILATTLAIMKLYEEGKITLEEPISTYLPELRNSSVGQTNIARILTHSAGFPPYIAFYKRTLEHKKPSSKYYTNSPDSLHSIEVAKDLFLLNSFSDSIKKILFSINLNPNQGMRYSDLGFIILAWIIERITQLPFDQYVYENFYRPLGLNYIGFNPKHWYPLERIVPTEIDTVFRKQLVHGYVHDQTAAMLGGIAGHAGLFANAYNVAVIMQMLLNKGSYRNVQFFKPETVMKFTNTFYDKNYKGLGFDKPNMRGNVTSFASPKSFGHFGFTGTFVWADPTHQLVFVFLSNRVYPSADNWKIRDTNLRGKLHEFAYKAILKD, via the coding sequence ATGAAAAGATTTTTTATTTTTCTTTTATTAAACTCTATTAGCTTTTGCATCAGATCACAGCTTGATACGATAAAATTCATTGATAGTCTTTTGCGTTGCATGACAGTGGAAGAAAAAATTGGTCAGCTTATTGCTTTTCCTGTTTACTCCAATAGAGATGAAAAATACGTAATGAAAATCATAGATACGATTCAAACTGTTCAACCTGGTTTTTTAATCTACTTTCAGGGAACGATCAAAAGTCATGCTGACATTCACAATAAAATTATCTCCCTTTTTAAAATACCACCTTTTTCCTCGATGGATGCAGAATATGGAGTTGGTATGAGGTTAAAGGATGCAATAACCTTACCACGAGCAATGACATTAGCTGCTACTCAGGATACAATGCTTACTTACCAGGTTGCTAAAGCAATTGGTGAGCAGTGTAAAAAGCTTAAAATACAAATAAACTACGCTCCTGTAGTTGACGTTAACAATAACCCCCTTAACCCTGTTATCGGCAATCGTTCTTTTGGATCAGATCCTAATGCAGTAGTGCTTTTTGCTAGAGCTTATATTGACGGGTTATCCAGTATAGGTTGTTATTACGTTTTAAAACATTTTCCCGGTCATGGTAATACTCATGAAGATTCTCATAAAACTTTACCCGAAATCAAAGACAATTCTCAAATACTTACTGAAATACACTTAATGCCGTTTCAGAAGCTTATTCAAGAAGGCCGAGACTGGGGAATTATGATAGGGCATCTGTATGTACCTGCAATTGACAAAAAAAAACACCCCTCTACCCTTTCTTCGAAAATTATCCAAAATTTACTTATTGAAAAAATGGGTTATAGAAATCTTATTTTTACGGATGCATTGACTATGAAAGGCATCTTGAAAAATAACAAAGCTGGTCAAATTGAAGTTGGGTGCCTACTAGCCGGAAACGATATTCTTCTCATGCCTAGAAACGTTTACATTGCTTTGGACTCAATAAAATTTGCCATTCAAAATAATAAATTACCAGAAAAACTCATAGACAAAAAAGTAAGAAAAATTCTCTATTACAAACTTAAGTCTGGTTTGTTTTCTACTAATTTAAGAATTGATACTACAGGTTTGAATAATAAAATTAATCAAACGCGTTTTGATACACTCAAAAGGCTTGTTTATAGTAAGAGTATTACACTCTTAAAAAATGATAGTTTTGTTCCAATTAATCCAACGTTGAGATGGGCTGTGATTTCATTTTACCCGGATACTTTTTCCATATTTCATAGAGAATTAAAAAAATTCTTGGTTTTTTCGAACTTTTCAATCATTGATACTACTTCAAAAAAAGAAAAAATCTTAGAAACACTTAAGCAGAAGTTAAAAAATATCGATGCATTAATTATCTATTTGCCTCGTAAATTGAAAGAAAATGCAATAGAACAATTTTATACCACTTGGCTACCTTTAATCTACGATTTGGCTACTCTAAAACCTTCTATCTTGATTCTAACAAGAAATCCTTATCATGTAAATTATTTTGATAAGATAAATGTCTTTAAGGCTATCGTGGTAAGCTATGAGAGAGACAGTCTTGTTGATTGGACTATAGCACGTAACCTAAGTGGTATCTACCCCTTCGAAGGGAAACTTCCAGTTTTTCTGAATCAACAATTTAAAGATGGATATGGAATTCGTACTAATTTTTTCTCAAACATGCTAGAGGATTACTTTGTAAAACAAGATTTGAATTCAAACTATTTAGATTCTATTGATATTCTCGTTCAGAAATCTATCAAAGACGGTGTTATTCCAGGGTGTCAAGTGCTCATCGGATGGAAAAATCAAATCATTTACCATAAAGCCTTTGGCAAACATACATATGAAGGAAATACGACGGTTAGTTTAGAGGACTTGTATGATTTGGCTTCTTTGACCAAAATTTTAGCAACAACCCTTGCTATCATGAAGCTTTATGAAGAAGGAAAAATAACACTTGAAGAACCCATATCAACCTATTTACCCGAGCTTCGGAATAGTTCCGTGGGTCAGACCAATATTGCTCGAATCCTGACGCATTCAGCTGGATTTCCTCCATACATTGCTTTCTATAAAAGAACTCTTGAGCATAAGAAACCTTCTTCGAAATATTATACGAATTCTCCTGATTCTCTTCATAGCATTGAGGTAGCTAAAGATTTGTTTTTGCTCAATTCCTTTTCTGATTCAATAAAAAAGATCTTGTTTTCGATCAATCTGAATCCTAATCAAGGGATGAGATATAGCGATTTGGGTTTCATTATACTGGCATGGATAATCGAAAGAATTACTCAATTACCGTTTGATCAATATGTATATGAAAACTTCTACCGCCCATTAGGCTTGAACTACATCGGATTCAATCCAAAACATTGGTATCCTCTCGAACGAATTGTTCCTACGGAAATAGATACTGTTTTCCGCAAGCAACTTGTGCATGGCTATGTTCATGATCAGACTGCCGCTATGTTAGGCGGAATAGCAGGTCATGCGGGGCTTTTTGCAAATGCATACAATGTTGCCGTTATTATGCAAATGCTTCTGAACAAAGGCTCATATCGAAATGTTCAATTCTTTAAACCTGAAACTGTCATGAAATTTACCAACACCTTTTATGATAAAAACTATAAAGGTTTGGGATTTGACAAACCCAACATGCGAGGAAATGTTACATCGTTTGCCTCTCCTAAAAGCTTTGGACATTTTGGTTTTACCGGAACATTTGTTTGGGCGGATCCAACTCATCAACTAGTTTTTGTTTTTTTGTCCAACCGGGTGTATCCATCTGCTGATAATTGGAAAATAAGAGATACCAATCTGCGTGGAAAATTACATGAATTTGCATATAAAGCCATTTTAAAAGATTGA
- a CDS encoding outer membrane lipoprotein carrier protein LolA has translation MKTLFIVAFNICFFILQAQIDDPKSKEILQKLSEKYKSYETMKFEFTFTISNPKNNVNESKNGSIYIKGDKYRLYLDNQIIICDGKTVWTYIKDENEVQINNVDTNNLNTPHKILTAYEKNYRSKFIKEAPMGNKIIQTIDLVPLKTQSFYKIRLEIDKTQGILYRSTIYDKNGSTFSYTITNFLENPKVFESRFTFNEKDYPGVIVNDMR, from the coding sequence ATGAAAACCCTTTTCATTGTAGCATTTAATATTTGTTTTTTCATTCTTCAAGCTCAAATTGATGATCCAAAATCAAAGGAAATTTTACAAAAACTTTCTGAAAAATACAAATCATATGAAACTATGAAGTTTGAATTCACCTTCACTATCTCAAATCCTAAAAACAACGTTAATGAGTCCAAAAACGGTAGTATTTACATTAAGGGAGATAAATACCGTTTGTATCTAGACAATCAAATTATTATATGTGATGGAAAAACTGTATGGACATATATCAAAGACGAAAATGAAGTACAAATAAATAATGTAGATACGAATAATCTAAATACCCCCCATAAAATACTTACGGCTTATGAAAAAAACTATCGTTCCAAGTTTATCAAAGAAGCACCCATGGGCAACAAAATCATTCAAACCATAGATCTTGTCCCATTAAAAACTCAGTCGTTCTATAAAATAAGACTTGAAATAGATAAAACACAAGGTATTTTGTATCGTTCCACCATTTATGATAAAAACGGTTCAACTTTTTCTTATACCATAACTAATTTTTTAGAAAACCCCAAAGTATTCGAAAGCAGATTTACTTTTAATGAAAAAGATTACCCAGGGGTTATCGTAAACGATATGCGATGA
- a CDS encoding tetratricopeptide repeat protein, translating to MISKGNYSPNFINNRPYLWLTGIVFLTFFAYIQTFQFEFIYNWDDAGYVLKNEYIKKITWENIWLMLTKFYMSNYHPLTMLSYAIDYAVAGENPTWYHIINVLFHLINIILVFKLLYKITSNNYVSLIIAFLFALHPMHVESVAWISERKDVLYTFFFLLASIIYLDWLSNKKLISYLNVTIFFILSLLSKSNAVVFPVVCFVYDYLKQRKLTKSVFIEKLPWLLLSFLFGILALQSQEEAIQNLKDKIAWWEQLLLVNYGILLYLIKFFVPFKLSAFHPYPLKTDDFFPWYIYVLPFLSLILLSAYLIYGRKNKELTAGLLFFFVVIAPVIQLVPVGGALIADRYTYVPYLGLSFSLLAILNNFKQTQLTNVLLGIWLVLLALFTWNRIGYWKNGDVLFTDVLKKYPKSPFAWNNRGFLYWDYYAIKKYKDHPIKKDLYVKKAYEDYTRAIMLDTTFYQAYLNRAILLYNIGKPEEALADFHKVIRFDPQNKDALLGRANTLSTLKRYEEAIPDYDSYLKIQPNDAKAILWKSIALVKTHRIDEGLLHLHRSKALNPKDYEVYYWLGLAHFHQQRMDSAIYYFDLTQQYHKNFAEVWDWEALAYQQLKNYDKALFYYDMAIRHNPANCVSRINKAYLLISLEKWNESLEEIKQGEKYGCTIPPQLYQKIQQKTK from the coding sequence ATGATTTCGAAAGGTAATTACTCTCCAAATTTTATTAACAATCGACCTTATCTTTGGCTCACGGGAATTGTTTTCCTTACGTTTTTTGCTTATATTCAGACTTTTCAGTTTGAATTTATATATAACTGGGATGATGCTGGATATGTTCTTAAAAATGAATACATTAAAAAGATTACTTGGGAAAACATTTGGCTTATGCTAACGAAATTTTACATGAGCAACTATCATCCACTCACGATGCTCTCATATGCGATTGATTATGCCGTTGCTGGTGAAAATCCGACATGGTATCATATAATCAATGTGTTGTTTCATTTAATCAATATAATATTGGTTTTCAAGCTTTTATATAAGATCACCTCAAATAATTATGTAAGTCTAATCATTGCTTTTTTGTTTGCTTTGCATCCTATGCATGTAGAGAGTGTCGCATGGATATCGGAACGTAAAGATGTACTTTATACATTCTTTTTTCTATTAGCTTCGATCATTTATCTTGATTGGCTATCGAATAAAAAATTAATTTCTTATCTCAATGTAACTATTTTTTTCATTTTATCTCTTCTGTCTAAAAGTAACGCTGTAGTTTTTCCTGTTGTTTGTTTTGTTTATGACTATCTAAAACAAAGAAAATTGACGAAATCTGTATTCATTGAAAAATTACCGTGGTTGTTGCTTTCATTTCTTTTTGGGATACTTGCTCTACAAAGCCAAGAAGAAGCTATTCAGAATTTAAAAGATAAAATTGCATGGTGGGAACAACTCTTACTTGTTAACTATGGAATTTTATTGTATCTAATTAAGTTTTTCGTTCCATTCAAACTTAGTGCTTTTCATCCTTATCCTTTGAAGACAGATGATTTCTTCCCTTGGTATATTTATGTATTGCCTTTTTTAAGTCTAATTCTTCTTTCTGCCTACCTAATTTATGGAAGAAAAAATAAAGAACTTACTGCAGGTTTACTCTTTTTTTTCGTCGTAATAGCACCTGTAATACAGTTGGTTCCTGTAGGTGGAGCTTTAATTGCTGATAGGTACACTTACGTACCATACCTAGGATTATCTTTTTCGCTACTTGCTATACTCAATAATTTTAAGCAAACTCAATTAACGAACGTTCTCCTAGGAATTTGGCTAGTTTTACTTGCCCTTTTTACCTGGAATCGTATTGGGTATTGGAAAAACGGAGATGTTCTTTTCACAGATGTACTGAAGAAATATCCCAAAAGTCCTTTTGCATGGAACAATCGAGGCTTTTTGTATTGGGATTATTATGCTATTAAAAAATATAAAGATCATCCTATAAAAAAGGATTTGTACGTTAAAAAAGCTTACGAAGATTATACCCGTGCTATTATGTTAGACACCACATTTTATCAGGCATATCTCAATCGAGCCATTTTGCTCTACAACATCGGGAAACCTGAAGAAGCATTGGCCGATTTTCATAAAGTAATCAGATTTGATCCGCAAAACAAAGATGCTCTCTTAGGACGTGCTAATACACTCAGTACACTGAAGCGTTACGAAGAAGCCATTCCCGATTATGATAGTTACCTTAAGATTCAACCAAACGACGCCAAAGCCATTTTATGGAAAAGTATAGCCTTGGTAAAAACTCATCGTATCGACGAAGGTTTGTTACATCTGCACCGATCGAAAGCATTAAATCCCAAGGATTATGAAGTTTATTACTGGCTAGGACTTGCCCACTTTCATCAACAACGAATGGATTCAGCTATTTATTATTTCGATCTTACTCAACAATATCATAAAAATTTTGCTGAAGTGTGGGATTGGGAAGCTTTAGCCTATCAGCAATTGAAAAACTATGACAAGGCATTGTTCTATTATGACATGGCCATACGACATAATCCTGCCAATTGTGTAAGTCGAATAAACAAAGCATATCTTCTCATTTCTTTAGAAAAGTGGAACGAAAGCCTCGAAGAAATTAAACAAGGGGAAAAATACGGTTGTACTATACCTCCTCAACTTTACCAAAAAATACAACAAAAAACGAAATGA
- a CDS encoding DNA translocase FtsK: MKKSGKGEDLVNKFATPKNHQKDLTHGEGDFSLKKFFKILFSKDAFLVYSLLLFLFSLYVLISFVSYLFTWMEDDIWLQALGKDSTNFNITPANAGGKIGAYLGFIFVKQSFGIGSFVLLTFLFILSLRGMYLIKLDMIKTFSMSIVLTLFFSILMAFLFYDQPVLGGLIGKNIINLLQNLFGKIFTGIILFLIAFVITFLLIPRYIKKFYKKLFTDVNNVSTSTSMNIENNSAKITIEPELASTEQNLSTELDNVSATEVLSKPVSKATEIELDLEEDVDTVPSYYDNISKEVSNELLEAEVEDKINSFEKERKVIPLKLDDQLPPYLNKSVLHDEISDDNFVEHVENPFEILKSYNFPSLDLLTYHGRGETGVTREELEENKKKIIETLRNYEIDIVKIKATIGPTVTMYEIVPAPGVRISKIRNLEDDIALSLSALGIRIIAPIPGKGTIGIEVPNQKREIVSLRSMLETDKFQNHSGELPFVLGKTITNEPFVSDLAKLPHLLIAGATGQGKSVGLNIIISSLLYKKHPSQLKFILIDPKKVELAPYNKLENHFLAKLPDEVEPIITDVSKVVKTLTSVTKLMDWRYDLLKEGGVKNIVEYNQKYLQKRLNPQKGHHYMPYIVVVIDEFADLIMTAGKEVELPVARIAQLARAVGIHLIIATQRPSVDVITGKIKANFPARIAFRVSSKVDSRTILDYNGAEQLIGMGDMLYLHGNDFLRIQCAYVDTDEIEKIVDFISNQPGYPHPFLLPEVSEEEQGESLQDVANLDRLFGDAARIVVSSQQGSTSLLQTRLNIGFARARRIIEQLEQTGIVGPPQGSKPRDVLVKDLNHLEQFLSNLLNKNTIS, translated from the coding sequence ATGAAAAAGTCTGGAAAAGGTGAAGACCTTGTCAATAAATTTGCAACTCCAAAAAATCATCAGAAAGACCTAACACATGGTGAGGGTGACTTTTCATTAAAAAAATTTTTTAAAATTTTATTTTCCAAAGATGCTTTTTTAGTTTACTCACTTTTGTTATTCCTCTTTAGTCTATACGTTCTTATTTCATTTGTATCTTATTTATTTACGTGGATGGAAGATGATATATGGCTTCAAGCCCTGGGAAAAGATTCAACAAACTTCAACATAACACCTGCCAATGCTGGAGGTAAAATTGGGGCTTATCTTGGGTTTATTTTTGTAAAACAGTCGTTTGGAATCGGTAGTTTTGTTTTACTTACTTTTCTATTTATTCTCTCTTTACGAGGGATGTATCTGATCAAGTTAGATATGATCAAAACTTTTTCAATGTCGATTGTTTTAACTTTGTTTTTTTCTATCCTCATGGCATTCCTTTTTTATGATCAACCTGTTTTGGGAGGTCTCATAGGAAAAAACATTATCAACTTGCTTCAAAACTTATTCGGAAAAATATTTACAGGTATAATTTTATTTTTAATAGCGTTCGTTATAACTTTTCTTTTGATTCCACGATATATTAAGAAGTTTTACAAAAAACTGTTTACTGATGTTAATAATGTTTCTACTTCTACCTCTATGAATATTGAAAATAATTCTGCAAAAATCACAATAGAGCCAGAACTGGCATCAACTGAACAAAATTTGTCTACAGAGCTTGATAATGTTTCTGCTACGGAAGTTCTTTCAAAACCTGTGTCAAAAGCAACAGAAATTGAACTTGACCTAGAAGAAGACGTTGACACAGTTCCATCATATTATGATAATATTTCCAAGGAAGTATCAAACGAACTTTTGGAGGCCGAAGTTGAGGATAAAATAAATAGCTTTGAAAAAGAAAGAAAGGTTATACCACTAAAATTAGATGACCAGTTACCACCTTACTTAAATAAGAGTGTTCTTCATGACGAAATTAGTGATGACAATTTTGTTGAACATGTAGAAAATCCGTTTGAAATTCTGAAAAGTTACAATTTTCCTTCCCTCGATTTGCTTACTTATCATGGTCGGGGAGAGACGGGAGTAACTCGAGAAGAATTAGAAGAAAATAAGAAAAAAATTATAGAAACTCTTCGTAACTACGAAATTGACATCGTAAAGATCAAAGCTACTATAGGACCGACCGTGACCATGTATGAAATTGTTCCCGCACCTGGTGTCAGAATTAGTAAGATTCGAAATCTTGAGGACGATATAGCTTTAAGTCTTTCCGCTTTAGGGATCCGTATCATTGCTCCCATACCTGGGAAAGGTACGATTGGCATCGAAGTTCCTAACCAGAAAAGAGAAATCGTCTCTCTTCGAAGTATGTTGGAAACAGACAAATTTCAGAACCACTCTGGAGAATTGCCTTTCGTTTTAGGAAAGACCATAACCAATGAACCTTTTGTATCGGATCTTGCAAAGCTACCACATCTTCTGATTGCTGGTGCTACAGGGCAGGGAAAGTCCGTCGGACTTAATATTATTATCAGCAGTTTACTTTACAAGAAACATCCAAGTCAATTAAAATTTATTCTCATTGACCCCAAAAAGGTTGAGTTGGCTCCGTACAACAAATTAGAAAATCATTTCCTTGCTAAACTTCCCGATGAAGTAGAACCAATCATAACCGATGTTTCAAAGGTAGTTAAAACACTCACTTCTGTGACAAAATTAATGGATTGGCGTTACGATCTTCTGAAGGAAGGTGGTGTAAAAAACATTGTTGAATATAACCAGAAATATCTTCAAAAGAGGTTAAATCCGCAAAAAGGACATCACTACATGCCTTACATTGTGGTTGTTATAGATGAATTTGCTGATTTAATCATGACCGCTGGAAAGGAAGTTGAACTACCTGTAGCTCGTATTGCCCAACTGGCTCGTGCCGTGGGTATTCATTTGATAATTGCTACTCAGCGACCCTCTGTAGATGTGATCACTGGCAAAATCAAAGCTAATTTTCCTGCTCGTATTGCTTTTCGTGTCTCGTCTAAGGTGGATAGCCGCACTATCCTGGATTATAATGGTGCAGAGCAGCTCATAGGAATGGGTGATATGCTTTACCTTCATGGAAACGATTTTCTCCGCATTCAGTGTGCCTACGTTGATACGGATGAAATTGAGAAAATCGTGGATTTCATTTCTAATCAGCCAGGATATCCACACCCATTCTTACTCCCTGAAGTTTCAGAAGAAGAACAAGGTGAGAGTTTGCAAGATGTAGCAAATCTTGATCGTTTATTTGGGGATGCAGCTAGGATAGTTGTGTCCTCTCAACAAGGTTCTACTTCGCTTCTGCAAACAAGACTTAATATTGGCTTCGCTCGAGCACGACGTATCATTGAGCAACTCGAACAAACTGGTATTGTTGGCCCGCCTCAAGGAAGCAAGCCAAGAGATGTTCTGGTCAAAGATCTAAATCATTTGGAACAATTTTTGTCAAACCTTCTAAATAAAAATACGATATCATGA